From the Gammaproteobacteria bacterium genome, one window contains:
- a CDS encoding YajD family HNH nuclease has product MKGEKKEQGRSKLDQLVHEARRYGERREQEYREQALKLYPWICGRCGREFTRENLHELTVHHRDHNHGNNPPDGSNWELLCLYCHDQEHMRHVDQVRYGGGDSTAGVREPKAATFQPFAGLASLLKKK; this is encoded by the coding sequence ATGAAAGGCGAGAAGAAGGAACAGGGTCGGAGCAAACTGGACCAACTGGTCCACGAGGCGCGCCGTTACGGCGAACGGCGCGAACAGGAGTATCGCGAACAGGCGTTGAAGCTTTATCCGTGGATCTGCGGCCGCTGTGGGCGCGAATTCACGCGCGAGAACCTGCATGAACTCACGGTGCATCATCGCGATCACAACCACGGCAACAATCCGCCCGACGGCAGCAACTGGGAACTGCTCTGTCTCTATTGTCACGACCAGGAGCATATGCGCCACGTCGATCAGGTGCGTTACGGCGGTGGTGATTCGACAGCCGGCGTGCGCGAGCCGAAGGCTGCGACCTTTCAGCCCTTCGCCGGCCTCGCTTCGTTGCTGAAGAAAAAATAA
- a CDS encoding DUF2333 family protein, which produces MLQRLKNSLQMTAIGGIVTVIVLINLVLMEYWDSEPELFDVKAVALKRVGGDEKKLWPGVVITSTLIETVNTLLDKRGGYLSNDVMPPSVFMDNIPSWEFGVLTQVRDLAKALRNDMSRSQTQSTEDPDLQTAEPHFNYQNDAWILPSSESEYRAGNEALERYLSRLLNEKDQNAQFYARADNLKDWLALVEKRLGSLSQRLSASVGQERVNIDLNSPTAVAGSTDERAQISVKTPWLEIDNVFYEARGSAWALIVFLKAAEIDFHGVLEKKNALVSLQQIIRELEGTQATVWSPMILNGTGFGFVANHSLVMASYLSRANAALGDLRKLLEQG; this is translated from the coding sequence ATGCTGCAGCGACTGAAGAATTCCCTGCAAATGACCGCCATCGGCGGCATCGTCACTGTGATAGTGCTGATCAATCTGGTGTTGATGGAGTATTGGGACAGCGAGCCGGAGTTGTTCGATGTAAAGGCGGTCGCGCTCAAACGCGTGGGTGGCGATGAGAAAAAGCTGTGGCCGGGCGTGGTCATCACCTCGACGTTGATCGAGACCGTGAACACGCTGCTCGACAAACGCGGCGGCTATCTCAGCAATGACGTCATGCCGCCGAGCGTGTTCATGGATAACATCCCCAGCTGGGAATTCGGCGTGTTGACGCAGGTGCGCGATCTGGCCAAGGCGCTGCGCAACGACATGAGCCGCTCGCAGACGCAATCCACCGAGGATCCCGATTTGCAGACCGCCGAGCCGCACTTCAACTACCAGAACGACGCCTGGATACTGCCGTCGAGCGAGAGCGAGTATCGCGCCGGCAACGAGGCGCTGGAGCGCTATCTGTCGCGGCTGTTGAATGAAAAGGATCAGAACGCCCAATTCTACGCCCGTGCCGACAACCTGAAGGACTGGCTGGCGCTGGTTGAAAAGCGCCTCGGCAGCCTGTCGCAGAGGCTGTCGGCCAGCGTGGGCCAGGAGCGGGTCAACATCGATCTCAACAGTCCCACCGCCGTTGCCGGCTCCACGGACGAGCGGGCGCAGATCAGCGTCAAGACGCCGTGGCTGGAGATCGACAACGTATTTTACGAGGCGCGCGGATCAGCCTGGGCGTTGATTGTGTTTCTGAAGGCGGCCGAAATCGATTTTCACGGTGTACTGGAGAAAAAGAATGCGCTGGTCAGCCTGCAGCAGATCATCCGCGAGCTGGAGGGAACGCAGGCGACGGTCTGGAGTCCGATGATCCTGAATGGCACCGGATTCGGTTTCGTCGCCAACCATTCGCTCGTCATGGCAAGCTATCTCTCGCGCGCCAACGCGGCGCTGGGCGATTTGCGCAAATTGCTGGAGCAAGGCTGA
- a CDS encoding DJ-1/PfpI family protein, giving the protein MPHKLGFRLGVYIYKDAEIVDFAAPYGVFSVARRLDPSLDAFLIAESLRPVQAQAGFTVLPNYGFADNPAMDAFLIPGGFGTRQETYNANLHRFISELPEETLLTSVCTGSWIYGQMGLLDGLPATNRKEPDRIEASNMGKVPIDRLAEIAPRAKISRARVVDAGRIITGGGITSGMEMGFYLLERAGYDEAFIRDVARIMEYAKAYELYRPDRQIA; this is encoded by the coding sequence ATGCCGCATAAACTTGGATTCCGGCTCGGGGTGTATATATACAAGGACGCGGAAATCGTCGATTTCGCCGCCCCCTACGGCGTCTTTTCCGTGGCGCGGCGCCTCGATCCATCGCTCGATGCCTTCCTGATCGCAGAAAGCCTGAGGCCGGTGCAGGCACAGGCCGGTTTCACCGTGCTGCCCAATTATGGCTTCGCTGATAATCCCGCCATGGACGCCTTCCTGATTCCCGGCGGATTCGGAACCCGGCAGGAGACTTATAACGCCAATCTGCATCGTTTCATATCGGAACTGCCGGAGGAGACCCTCCTGACCAGCGTGTGTACCGGCAGTTGGATCTACGGACAAATGGGGCTGCTCGACGGCTTGCCGGCGACCAATCGCAAGGAGCCCGATCGGATCGAGGCCTCGAACATGGGAAAGGTGCCCATCGATCGGCTCGCGGAAATCGCCCCCAGGGCGAAAATTTCACGGGCGCGCGTCGTGGACGCCGGGCGCATCATCACGGGCGGCGGCATCACCAGCGGCATGGAGATGGGATTTTATCTTTTGGAGCGTGCGGGCTACGACGAGGCGTTTATACGGGATGTGGCCCGCATCATGGAATACGCCAAGGCCTACGAGCTCTACCGTCCGGACCGGCAGATTGCCTGA
- a CDS encoding multidrug efflux RND transporter permease subunit, which produces MRLAHFFIDRPIFALVLSAVITLLGGLSMILLPIAQYPEVVPPTIVVTASYPGANPKVIADTVATPIEQEINGVEGLLYMSSQSTSDGQMQLTLTFEIGTNLDIAQMQVQNRVSNALPKLPEDVRRLGVTTAKRSPDILLVIHLISPSKRYDQLYLSNYALLNIRNELLRLPGVGDARIFGAGDYGMRLWLDPEKIAALNLTATDIVNAVREQNVQVAAGTVGQSPADNSVSFQFTVTTQGRLTTAEDFGNIIVKYGQAGQVTRLRDVARIELGANRYSLRSLLNNEPAAAIPISLRSGANALSTASDIKQLMTKLKDRFPEGIDYRIVYDTTVFVQQSIDAVVHTFFEALTLVVIVVLVFLQTWRAAIIPLLAVPVSIVGTFGVMAAMGFSINTLSLFGLILAIGIVVDDAIVVVENVERHIALGQSPRDATRQAMNEVSGPIIAIALVLIAVFVPAAFITGINGQFYKQFALTIAASTVISTFNSLSLSPALAALLLKSHADKPDLPTRVMNLLLGWFFKIFNVAFRAGSNLYAAVVGRLLRLAVVVLLVYAGLLVFTGHELQRVPAGFIPSQDKGYLVVYAQLPPASSLDRTEAVIRRVSDIILSEPGAAGAVAFPGFSVVSFANTPNAGTVFVPLKDFHERVERGETLGRILGSLTQKMSVIQDAFVGVFPPPPILGLGSLGGFKLQIQDRAAVGQDNLYAAVSKLIEAGNRERGVVGLFTSVQNNEPQIYADIDRVQAKSQGVPLSDIFDTLQIYLGSLYVNDLNLFGRTYQVTAQADAPFRMREDDIRRLKVRNSRGEMVPLGGLLHLKEISGPDRVVRYNTYPAIEINGAPAPGYSSGQAVAIMEDLAKRELPTSMSFEWTELSYLQILAGNIALYVFALSTLLVFLVLAAFYESWSLPLSVILILPMTIMCALSGVDLRHGDNNIFTQVALLVLVGLASKNAILLVEFAKSRQDQGLSRIEAALQACRLRLRPILMTSFAFVMGVVPLMLSTGAGAEMREALGTPVFFGMLGVTFFGLMLTPVFYSVIRWFVESREATRRVRDTTPVPESPRVS; this is translated from the coding sequence ATGAGACTGGCGCATTTTTTCATCGACCGGCCCATTTTCGCCTTGGTGCTGTCGGCGGTGATCACGCTCCTCGGCGGCCTGTCGATGATCCTGCTGCCCATCGCCCAATATCCGGAGGTGGTTCCGCCGACCATCGTGGTCACGGCGTCCTACCCCGGCGCCAATCCCAAAGTCATCGCCGACACCGTGGCCACGCCGATCGAGCAGGAGATCAACGGCGTGGAGGGGCTGCTGTACATGTCCTCGCAGTCGACCTCCGACGGCCAGATGCAACTCACGCTGACCTTCGAGATCGGCACCAACCTCGACATCGCCCAGATGCAGGTGCAGAACCGCGTCTCCAATGCACTGCCCAAACTGCCGGAGGACGTGCGTCGTCTCGGCGTCACAACCGCCAAGCGCTCGCCGGACATCCTGCTGGTGATCCATTTGATATCGCCGTCGAAACGCTATGATCAGTTGTACCTGTCAAATTACGCCCTGCTCAACATCCGCAACGAACTGCTGCGGCTGCCGGGTGTTGGCGATGCGCGCATCTTCGGCGCCGGTGATTACGGCATGCGCCTGTGGCTGGATCCGGAGAAGATCGCGGCACTGAACCTGACCGCCACGGACATCGTCAATGCGGTGCGCGAACAAAATGTTCAGGTGGCCGCAGGCACCGTCGGCCAGTCGCCGGCCGACAACTCGGTTTCCTTTCAGTTTACGGTCACCACCCAGGGACGTCTGACCACTGCGGAGGATTTCGGCAACATCATCGTCAAATACGGACAGGCGGGCCAGGTGACGCGGCTGCGCGACGTGGCGCGCATCGAATTGGGCGCCAATCGCTATTCTTTGCGCAGCCTGCTGAACAACGAACCGGCGGCGGCCATCCCAATCTCGTTGCGTTCAGGCGCCAATGCTCTGTCCACCGCCAGCGACATCAAGCAATTGATGACGAAGCTCAAGGATCGATTCCCCGAAGGCATAGACTACCGCATCGTATACGACACGACCGTGTTCGTGCAGCAATCCATTGATGCCGTGGTCCATACCTTTTTTGAGGCGTTGACGCTGGTCGTCATCGTCGTGCTGGTGTTCCTGCAAACCTGGCGTGCCGCCATTATTCCGTTGCTGGCGGTGCCGGTGTCGATCGTCGGCACTTTCGGCGTCATGGCGGCCATGGGATTCTCGATCAACACGCTGTCGCTGTTCGGGCTCATCCTCGCCATCGGCATCGTCGTCGACGATGCCATCGTGGTGGTGGAGAATGTCGAGCGCCACATCGCTTTGGGCCAGTCCCCCCGTGACGCCACCCGGCAGGCGATGAACGAGGTCAGCGGGCCCATCATTGCCATAGCGCTGGTGTTGATCGCCGTGTTCGTGCCAGCCGCGTTCATCACCGGCATCAACGGTCAGTTCTACAAGCAGTTTGCGCTGACCATCGCCGCATCGACGGTGATTTCGACCTTCAACTCGCTGTCCTTGAGTCCGGCGCTGGCGGCGTTGCTGCTCAAGTCACATGCCGACAAGCCTGATCTGCCCACCCGCGTCATGAATCTGTTGCTGGGCTGGTTCTTCAAAATCTTCAACGTGGCCTTCCGGGCCGGTTCAAATCTCTACGCCGCCGTCGTGGGCCGCCTGTTGCGGCTGGCCGTGGTGGTGTTGCTGGTATACGCCGGACTGCTGGTGTTCACCGGCCACGAATTGCAACGCGTGCCGGCGGGCTTCATCCCTTCGCAGGACAAGGGCTATCTCGTGGTATATGCGCAGTTGCCGCCGGCGTCGTCGCTCGACCGCACCGAGGCGGTCATCCGCCGCGTGTCCGATATCATACTTTCGGAACCCGGTGCGGCCGGCGCCGTGGCCTTCCCGGGATTTTCCGTGGTCAGTTTTGCCAATACGCCCAATGCCGGTACCGTCTTCGTGCCGCTCAAGGATTTCCATGAGCGGGTCGAACGCGGCGAAACGCTCGGGCGCATCCTCGGCTCGCTGACTCAGAAGATGAGCGTCATTCAGGACGCCTTCGTCGGCGTGTTTCCGCCGCCGCCCATCCTGGGTCTGGGCAGTCTCGGTGGTTTCAAGCTGCAGATCCAGGATCGTGCGGCGGTGGGCCAGGACAATCTTTACGCCGCGGTCAGCAAGCTCATCGAGGCCGGTAATCGAGAGCGCGGCGTCGTGGGCCTCTTTACCAGTGTGCAGAACAACGAACCGCAGATTTACGCCGACATCGATCGCGTGCAGGCCAAGTCGCAGGGCGTTCCATTGTCGGATATTTTCGACACCCTGCAGATCTATCTGGGTTCGCTGTACGTCAACGATCTCAATCTGTTTGGCCGCACCTATCAGGTGACGGCCCAGGCCGACGCGCCCTTCCGAATGCGCGAGGATGACATCCGCCGGCTTAAGGTCCGTAACAGCCGTGGCGAGATGGTGCCGCTGGGCGGGTTGCTGCACCTGAAGGAGATCAGCGGGCCGGATCGCGTCGTGCGCTACAATACCTACCCGGCCATCGAAATCAACGGCGCGCCTGCGCCAGGCTACAGCTCCGGCCAGGCAGTGGCGATCATGGAAGATCTCGCGAAGCGCGAATTGCCGACGTCGATGAGTTTCGAATGGACGGAGTTGAGCTATCTGCAAATCCTCGCCGGCAACATCGCGCTGTATGTGTTCGCGCTGTCCACGCTGCTGGTGTTTCTGGTGCTGGCGGCGTTTTATGAAAGCTGGTCGCTGCCGTTGTCGGTAATCCTCATCCTGCCAATGACGATCATGTGTGCGCTCAGCGGCGTGGACCTGCGCCACGGCGACAACAATATTTTCACGCAGGTGGCGTTGCTGGTGCTGGTGGGACTGGCCAGCAAGAACGCCATTCTGCTGGTCGAGTTCGCCAAGTCGCGCCAGGATCAGGGTTTGTCACGCATCGAGGCCGCCCTGCAGGCCTGCCGGTTGCGGCTGCGGCCCATCCTCATGACGTCGTTTGCCTTCGTCATGGGCGTGGTGCCGCTCATGCTGTCCACCGGCGCCGGCGCGGAGATGCGTGAGGCACTGGGCACGCCGGTGTTCTTCGGCATGCTGGGCGTGACGTTCTTCGGTTTGATGCTGACACCGGTGTTTTACTCCGTCATCCGCTGGTTCGTGGAAAGCCGTGAAGCCACCCGTCGGGTTCGCGATACAACGCCGGTGCCGGAGAGTCCCAGGGTTTCCTGA
- a CDS encoding RNA-binding protein gives MNIYVGNLAYSITDAELKSAFEPYGQVISAEVIVDKRTRRSRGYGFVRMANEAQGRAAIQALDGREFQGRPLRVDESKPGSQEKRSPASRGGRSSRGHGRHQRPATSASAAPAAPARGVLSFFKKIFSRG, from the coding sequence ATGAATATTTACGTCGGTAATCTTGCATACAGCATCACGGATGCTGAATTGAAATCCGCTTTTGAACCATATGGTCAGGTCATTTCCGCTGAAGTTATCGTCGACAAACGCACACGCCGCTCGCGCGGTTACGGTTTTGTACGCATGGCCAATGAAGCGCAGGGCCGCGCCGCCATACAGGCGCTGGATGGCAGGGAATTCCAGGGCCGACCGCTGCGCGTCGATGAGTCCAAACCCGGCAGTCAGGAAAAACGATCGCCGGCCAGCCGCGGCGGCCGTTCTTCGCGCGGCCACGGCCGCCATCAGCGCCCCGCCACCAGTGCCTCGGCGGCGCCCGCCGCCCCGGCGCGCGGCGTATTGTCGTTCTTCAAAAAGATATTCTCCAGAGGTTGA
- a CDS encoding efflux RND transporter periplasmic adaptor subunit, protein MAGAWLAGCSRSADNSAAAAAAPPPPAVTVAQPVQKDVMEWDEYTGRLDAAETVEIRARVSGYLDKVLFEAGKKVQKGDLLFVIDQRQYRAEVERAEATLQQANAQSALAKSELERAKRLFSTHVLAEEQLDIRSRELEEAEATVRADNAALELAKLNLEFTEIRAPISGRISRELVTPGNLIVGGGNEATLLAVLVSIDPIYAYLDADERSVLKYRRLAREGKRESARDAHIPVEMALADEHGFPHQGYIDYVEPRLDPNTSTVRARAVFSNADDQLSAGFFARVRIPGSGKYPALLVTDRAVGIDQGQQYLMVVNAKHIVEYRPVKLGADIDGLRVIKSGIEAGDWIIVNGLQRARPGAPVTPQQTTMTEFVAQAASPAADASPGAKN, encoded by the coding sequence TTGGCTGGTGCCTGGCTGGCGGGTTGCAGCCGCTCGGCGGACAATTCGGCCGCCGCCGCCGCCGCACCGCCCCCGCCGGCCGTGACCGTCGCCCAACCCGTGCAAAAGGATGTCATGGAGTGGGATGAATACACAGGCCGTCTGGACGCGGCGGAAACGGTGGAGATTCGCGCCCGCGTCAGCGGTTATCTGGACAAGGTGCTTTTCGAGGCCGGCAAGAAGGTGCAGAAGGGCGATCTGCTGTTCGTCATCGACCAGCGCCAGTACCGCGCCGAAGTGGAACGGGCCGAGGCCACGTTGCAGCAGGCCAACGCGCAGTCGGCGCTGGCAAAGAGCGAGTTGGAGCGCGCCAAGCGGTTGTTCAGCACGCATGTGCTGGCCGAGGAGCAGCTCGACATCCGCAGCCGGGAATTGGAGGAGGCCGAGGCCACGGTGCGCGCGGACAACGCCGCGCTGGAACTGGCCAAGCTCAATCTGGAGTTCACCGAGATCCGCGCCCCCATCAGCGGCCGTATCTCGCGCGAGCTGGTCACGCCCGGCAACCTCATCGTCGGCGGCGGCAACGAAGCCACGCTGCTGGCCGTGCTGGTGTCCATCGATCCCATCTACGCCTATCTCGATGCCGATGAACGTTCAGTCCTGAAATACCGCCGGCTGGCGCGCGAAGGCAAGCGGGAAAGCGCCCGCGATGCGCACATCCCCGTTGAAATGGCGCTGGCCGATGAACACGGCTTTCCGCATCAGGGCTACATCGATTACGTCGAACCGCGTTTGGACCCGAATACCAGCACGGTGCGCGCCCGCGCCGTTTTCTCCAATGCCGACGATCAATTGAGCGCGGGGTTTTTTGCCCGCGTGCGAATCCCGGGCAGCGGTAAATATCCCGCGCTGCTGGTCACGGATCGCGCCGTCGGCATCGATCAGGGCCAGCAGTACCTGATGGTGGTGAACGCGAAACACATCGTTGAATACCGTCCCGTCAAACTGGGGGCGGACATCGATGGTCTGCGCGTGATCAAGTCCGGCATCGAGGCCGGTGACTGGATCATCGTCAACGGCCTGCAGCGCGCCCGCCCCGGCGCGCCCGTCACTCCGCAGCAAACCACCATGACGGAATTTGTCGCCCAGGCGGCGTCTCCCGCCGCCGACGCGTCGCCCGGCGCAAAAAATTAA
- the dnaJ gene encoding molecular chaperone DnaJ: MAKKDYYELLGVARNASEADIKKAYRRLAMKHHPDRNPGNKQAEESFKEIKEAFEVLSDARKRGAYDQFGHAGVDPSAAAGFGGAGVGGFGDIFDSVFGDIFGGGGARRGGPRVHRGADLQYDLELTLEEAVFGTTVKIRTPTAKECASCHGTGARAGTQPMTCDTCQGHGQVRMSQGFFSIQQTCPRCRGTGQVIRDPCPTCNGHGRVRDHKTHSVKVPAGVDSGDRIRLTGEGEAGQHGGPPGDLYVSVHVKEHPIFHREQNDLHCEVPISFVTAALGGELDVPTLDGRVALKVPPETQTGRVFRLRGKGVKSVRGAGVGDLLCRVMVETPVNLNRQQKELLQQFGRSLEGTDGKHSPKTSSWLDGVRNFFEDMKF; encoded by the coding sequence ATGGCGAAAAAGGACTACTACGAACTGCTGGGGGTGGCGCGCAACGCCTCCGAGGCCGACATCAAGAAGGCCTATCGCCGGCTGGCGATGAAACACCATCCGGATCGCAATCCGGGAAACAAGCAGGCCGAGGAGAGTTTCAAGGAGATCAAGGAGGCCTTCGAGGTCTTGAGCGACGCGCGCAAGCGCGGCGCCTACGATCAATTCGGCCACGCCGGGGTCGATCCCTCCGCCGCCGCGGGCTTCGGCGGCGCCGGCGTGGGCGGTTTCGGCGATATCTTTGATTCGGTCTTCGGCGACATCTTCGGCGGCGGCGGCGCGCGCCGCGGCGGTCCGCGCGTTCATCGCGGCGCCGATCTCCAATACGATCTGGAATTGACGCTTGAGGAGGCGGTGTTCGGAACCACCGTCAAGATCCGCACGCCCACCGCCAAGGAATGCGCGTCTTGTCATGGCACGGGCGCGCGCGCGGGCACCCAGCCCATGACTTGCGACACCTGCCAGGGCCACGGCCAGGTGCGCATGAGCCAGGGATTTTTCTCCATACAACAGACCTGCCCCCGATGCCGCGGCACGGGGCAGGTCATCCGCGACCCCTGTCCCACCTGCAACGGCCACGGGCGCGTGCGCGATCACAAGACGCATTCGGTCAAGGTGCCAGCCGGCGTGGACAGCGGCGATCGCATCCGACTGACGGGCGAGGGCGAGGCCGGACAGCATGGCGGCCCGCCGGGGGACCTGTACGTCAGCGTGCACGTCAAGGAGCACCCGATCTTTCATCGCGAGCAGAACGATCTGCACTGCGAGGTGCCGATCAGTTTCGTGACGGCGGCGCTGGGCGGCGAACTGGACGTGCCAACGCTGGATGGGCGCGTGGCGCTCAAGGTACCGCCGGAGACGCAGACCGGCCGCGTGTTCAGGCTGCGGGGCAAGGGCGTGAAGTCCGTGCGCGGCGCCGGCGTGGGCGATTTGCTTTGCCGGGTGATGGTGGAAACGCCTGTCAATCTCAACCGCCAGCAAAAGGAGCTGTTGCAGCAATTCGGCCGTTCGCTGGAAGGGACGGATGGCAAACACAGCCCAAAGACCAGCTCATGGCTGGACGGGGTCAGGAATTTTTTTGAAGACATGAAGTTCTAA
- a CDS encoding phosphoserine transaminase codes for MNKLNRPTLRPERPFFSSGPCAKRPGWSPEVLRGALLGRSHRSSDGLGRLREVLDRSRALLGLPRDYRIAIVPASDTGAMELAIWSLLGARGVDLLAWESFGLGWAHDVKNELKLRDVRVFQADYGRLPDLNRVDCNRDVVFTWNGTTSGVRVPDGNWIADDRQGLTLCDATSAVFAMALPWSKLDIVTYSWQKVLGGEAAHGMLILSPRAVARLENYTPPWPLPKLFRLLKKGKLDEEIFTGSTINTPSMLCVEDQIDTLKWAASIGGVPEVAARSERNLAVVAGWVERTPWIDFLAERLETRSCTSVCLKFTDPWFIRKGMEERRRIVRDMCGLLEAERVAYDIAAHRDAPPGLRLWCGATVDTVDVGTLLPWIAWAYARVKTNADRAGVPDTTMDQKIQMRNHRGEARK; via the coding sequence ATCAATAAGTTGAACCGACCCACTCTCCGGCCTGAACGCCCGTTTTTTTCCTCTGGCCCCTGCGCCAAGCGCCCCGGCTGGTCGCCCGAGGTATTGCGCGGCGCCTTGCTTGGCCGGTCGCACCGCTCGTCGGATGGGCTCGGGCGCCTGCGCGAAGTTCTGGATCGCAGCCGCGCACTGCTGGGATTGCCGCGGGATTACCGGATTGCAATTGTGCCGGCCTCTGACACCGGCGCGATGGAACTGGCGATCTGGTCTCTGCTGGGCGCGCGCGGTGTTGATCTCCTGGCATGGGAGAGTTTTGGTCTCGGCTGGGCGCATGATGTGAAAAACGAGTTGAAACTTCGCGATGTGCGCGTGTTTCAAGCCGACTACGGCCGGCTGCCCGACTTGAACCGTGTCGACTGCAATCGCGACGTGGTTTTTACCTGGAACGGCACCACCTCGGGCGTGCGCGTACCTGACGGCAACTGGATCGCCGATGACCGTCAGGGTCTGACCCTCTGCGACGCCACGTCGGCGGTGTTCGCGATGGCGCTGCCGTGGTCCAAGCTCGATATCGTCACTTATTCCTGGCAGAAGGTGCTGGGCGGTGAGGCGGCGCATGGCATGCTGATCCTGAGTCCCCGCGCCGTGGCGCGACTGGAGAATTACACGCCACCGTGGCCGCTACCCAAGTTGTTCCGGCTGCTAAAGAAGGGGAAATTGGATGAGGAAATCTTCACCGGCAGTACCATCAATACGCCGTCGATGCTCTGTGTGGAGGATCAAATCGACACGCTGAAATGGGCGGCATCGATTGGCGGCGTACCGGAGGTGGCCGCTCGCAGTGAACGCAACCTGGCCGTCGTGGCCGGGTGGGTCGAGCGCACGCCGTGGATCGATTTTCTTGCCGAACGCCTGGAGACGCGCTCATGCACCTCCGTGTGTCTCAAGTTCACCGATCCGTGGTTCATACGGAAGGGCATGGAAGAACGCCGGCGCATCGTGAGAGACATGTGCGGGCTGCTCGAAGCCGAGCGGGTGGCCTATGACATCGCCGCGCATCGCGACGCGCCGCCTGGTCTGCGTCTCTGGTGCGGCGCCACGGTGGATACCGTCGATGTCGGGACGTTGTTGCCATGGATCGCATGGGCCTATGCGCGGGTGAAAACAAACGCGGACCGTGCCGGAGTCCCGGACACGACCATGGATCAAAAAATTCAAATGCGGAATCATCGTGGGGAGGCAAGAAAATAA
- a CDS encoding DUF992 domain-containing protein gives MKTMSKLLSATAIALAVATPASPAAEGSAGIQVGILTCNVVPGSRVNLLIRSTADVSCTYENQGQTEKYKGETGIALGLDLSFKDDEKFAFTVIAASSDVKPGAYALAGKYVGGTASANAGVGISASALVGGGNKNISLQPLALGTSTGLGASGGIGFLYIEAAK, from the coding sequence ATGAAGACGATGAGTAAATTGCTGTCCGCCACCGCGATCGCGCTCGCTGTTGCCACTCCTGCCAGCCCTGCGGCGGAGGGTTCTGCGGGCATTCAGGTCGGCATACTGACCTGCAATGTCGTGCCGGGCAGCCGGGTAAACCTCCTGATCCGCTCAACTGCCGACGTCTCATGCACCTATGAAAACCAGGGACAGACCGAAAAATACAAGGGCGAGACCGGGATCGCGCTGGGTCTGGACCTGAGTTTCAAGGATGATGAAAAATTCGCCTTTACCGTGATCGCCGCTTCATCGGACGTGAAGCCGGGCGCATATGCGCTGGCGGGCAAGTATGTCGGTGGCACGGCGAGCGCCAATGCGGGCGTCGGCATCAGCGCCTCTGCACTGGTCGGCGGCGGCAACAAGAACATCAGCCTGCAACCGCTCGCGCTCGGCACCAGCACCGGTCTCGGCGCTTCGGGCGGCATCGGTTTCCTCTACATCGAAGCTGCGAAGTAA